The Microvirgula aerodenitrificans DSM 15089 genome has a segment encoding these proteins:
- the dprA gene encoding DNA-processing protein DprA, translated as MSLLTGHDAWLHLFHVRGLGPIGFNALLEAFGTAEAICAAPPRQLASVVSRQLAAAIAGDDSRAARQAAADWLAADATRSLLTRLDADYPLALAQSPAAPPLLFLHGRRELLSRPLFAIVGSRHASAQGIRDASRFARALADTGYTIVSGLAAGIDAAAHDGAVDTPAATVAVIGTGIDRVYPACNRPLARRIAGHGLIVSEFPLGTPPLAAHFPRRNRIIAGLGAGCLVVEAGLRSGSLITARQAAEAGREVFAIPGSIHSPLSRGCHALIRDGARLTESLDDILAELPPLPALPPVAGPAAVPESEFAAGDARLLAALGFDPVDADTLAQRTGLTVEGVLAMLLPLELAGRVAPLPGGRYQRVV; from the coding sequence ATGAGCCTGCTGACCGGCCACGATGCCTGGCTGCATCTGTTCCATGTCCGGGGCCTCGGTCCGATCGGGTTCAATGCCCTGCTGGAGGCATTCGGCACGGCGGAGGCCATCTGCGCTGCGCCGCCCCGGCAGCTGGCCAGCGTCGTATCGCGCCAGCTGGCCGCGGCGATTGCCGGCGACGACAGCCGGGCTGCGCGCCAGGCGGCAGCCGACTGGCTGGCCGCCGACGCGACCCGTTCGCTGCTGACACGGCTCGACGCAGACTACCCGCTGGCGCTGGCACAGTCGCCGGCCGCGCCGCCGCTGCTGTTCCTGCACGGCCGGCGCGAACTGCTGTCCCGGCCGCTGTTCGCCATCGTCGGCAGCCGGCATGCCAGCGCGCAGGGCATCCGCGATGCCAGCCGCTTCGCCCGGGCGCTGGCCGACACCGGCTATACCATCGTCAGCGGCCTGGCCGCCGGCATCGACGCGGCGGCCCATGACGGCGCGGTCGACACCCCGGCGGCCACCGTCGCCGTGATCGGCACCGGTATCGACCGCGTCTATCCGGCCTGCAACCGGCCGCTGGCACGACGCATCGCCGGTCACGGCCTGATCGTCAGCGAGTTTCCGCTCGGCACGCCGCCGCTGGCCGCCCATTTCCCGCGCCGCAACCGCATCATCGCCGGGCTCGGCGCCGGCTGCCTGGTGGTCGAGGCCGGCCTGCGCAGCGGCTCGCTGATCACGGCGCGCCAGGCTGCCGAGGCAGGCCGCGAAGTGTTCGCCATTCCCGGGTCCATTCACTCGCCACTGTCGCGCGGCTGCCATGCGCTGATCCGCGACGGCGCCAGGCTGACCGAGTCGCTGGATGACATCCTGGCCGAACTGCCGCCCTTGCCGGCACTGCCGCCGGTCGCCGGACCCGCCGCTGTCCCGGAGAGTGAATTCGCCGCCGGCGACGCGCGGCTGCTGGCTGCGCTGGGCTTCGATCCGGTCGATGCCGATACCCTGGCGCAACGTACGGGCTTGACGGTGGAGGGGGTTTTGGCGATGCTGCTGCCGCTAGAGCTCGCTGGACGGGTCGCCCCGCTACCGGGCGGCCGCTACCAGCGGGTCGTTTGA
- a CDS encoding DUF494 family protein yields MLDIIAFLVQEYRDFAACPEPEHLAQKLSAVGFEDEEIDDALDWLAELAADDASPIVFAESTATRMFSASECEHLPVDTQGFIHFLDTAGALTNLQREQLIDRLMALPSDDLDLDAVRLATLAVLWRHAADIDILVADELMVAIDGQPPLQ; encoded by the coding sequence ATGCTCGATATCATTGCCTTTCTTGTCCAGGAATACCGCGACTTCGCCGCCTGTCCCGAACCGGAACACCTGGCGCAAAAACTGTCCGCAGTCGGTTTCGAAGACGAGGAAATCGACGATGCGCTGGACTGGCTGGCCGAACTGGCCGCCGACGATGCGTCGCCGATCGTGTTTGCGGAAAGCACCGCCACGCGCATGTTCAGCGCCAGCGAATGCGAACACCTGCCGGTCGATACCCAGGGGTTCATCCACTTTCTCGATACGGCCGGCGCCCTGACCAATCTGCAGCGGGAGCAACTGATCGACCGGCTGATGGCACTGCCCTCGGACGATCTCGATCTCGATGCCGTCCGCCTTGCCACCCTGGCCGTTCTGTGGCGTCACGCTGCCGACATCGACATTCTGGTGGCCGACGAGTTGATGGTCGCCATCGACGGTCAGCCACCGTTGCAATAA